Below is a window of Camelina sativa cultivar DH55 chromosome 11, Cs, whole genome shotgun sequence DNA.
ACGTTCTCTCAACTTGTCGTATTTTGCAACCTCTTGAAAAttcaatatacaaaaaaagacaTTATCCAACAATTAgcacattaaattaaaataaaataaacaacactcacaaaattaaattaatcggATAAACACggctctctcttcttcttcttcatcatcatttcttAATCAAAGTTTCTATAATTTGTTTGAATCAAATTcaaagcagagaaagaagaagaggagatcaTGAATCCAGATTCCGATTACCCTCATCTCCCAAACATCAAGATCCACCACCCTTCATCTCCTCGTCACTCTCCCCACCACTCTTCCTCTACTCCTTCCGCCGCTACTCCCACCCCAACCGCCGGTGCTCGCCGTAAGATCGGTGTCGCCGTTGACCTCTCCGAAGAAAGCGCCTTCGCCGTTCGCTGGGCCGTTGACCATTACATCCGTCCCGGTGACGCCGTCGTCATTCTCCACGTCTCTCCAACCTCCGTTCTCTTCGGCGCCGATTGGGGACCTCTCCCTCTCCAaacctctcctcctcctcctcctcctccttccgcCGTCGATCCCTTAGCTCAGGCGAAACCTAGCCAAGAAGATTTCGACGCTTTCACATCTTCGAAAGTAGCGGATCTAGCGAAGCCGTTGAAAGAAGCTGGGTTCCCTCATAAGATCCATATAGTGAAAGATCACGATATGAGAGAGAGGCTTTGTTTAGAGACTGAGAGGCTTAACCTTAGTGCTGTGATTATGGGAAGCAGAGGTTTTGGTGCTGAGAAGAAGGGAAGTGATGGGAAGCTTGGCTCTGTTAGTGATTATTGTGTTCACcattgtgtttgtcctgttgtTGTGGTTAGATACCCTGATGATCGTGATGGTCCTTCTCCTCCTGGGAACGTTGGTGGTACTAGGGAAGCTATTGTCACTGTTAAATCACGtagggatgatgatgatgaagatgatgacgcTAAGACTTCTGATGCTGCTGCTGATCATCATGAACACATCAAAGGTCAGGACTCGTTCATTTTCTTACTCTCTCGCAAATGTCCCGTTGACTTTGCATTTGTCTGGTTTTGAGTTTATGGAATCGTTCTGAATTATGTTTGCTTAGTGTTATAGATAGATAGGAACTTGAATTAATGAAATTAGAGTATTGTGATGTTTAATTCGGTTCAGCtattgattgtttattgttgaTGTGTTCAACTATGTTTTCAGCTTTTGTAAATTACCTAACTTTCTGCTTTAGTATCGAAAAAGTAGCAAATGATACTTTATATTCTGTGATTCGTTTCTCATTCTCAAGATTCCATTTTCTCTTCATCTGCTGCTTTGTTGAGTGTGTATGCTATTTTGGTAGCCTTTTTGATATTTATCTAGCAAGTTAGGTAGATTTCCTCTGCAAGTGGTGCAAATGATCTTccaacatttttatttcaattcatGACTTTCCTACACTGCTTTTGCTCGATTTTGCTAACACTGGTTGTTGTGTTTCAATTCGAATATTCTTGAAACCAAAGAAGATAATTGCTTTTGGCCGACTAggaagggtttttttttttttttggggtgttTTCTTGActgttttctatcttttctctagTTTTGAGTAATAGTAAGgaaaaatattacaattctTGACTTGATAAGGGGAAAAAGGAATCTCCTGAGCTACCAAAGTTTCACTCCTGTAAATTAGTGAAAGTCATGCAGTTGGTGGAATGTTGTAAACTCTGTTACCTGTAATATGAATTGTGAATCAGTATCTACCTTACTTTTAGTCGCTGAAATCAAAGACTCCATGAAAACTTGTCCAGggaaaaaataaagtagagTGATGTAGAAATCAAATTCACTTCTCTTTGCTTAATCTAGTTAGTCTTTGGGAAGACAGTCTTTTTCACTGGTTATACACATTTAGATATGATATctgatgtcaaaaaaagaaaagaaagacatatatGATATCGGTGTGTAGGGTTATGCAAAATAGCTATGAGATTGTTAAAGCCTAGGTTATGCAAAAAGAAATGTAGATGGTCTTTGCTTGATTGATTCAATGATTCCTCTTGTGTACCCTTGTGAATCTAGTTTGAACTCTTAAACTACTTGAATTGAATAGTCATAGTTGTCTGCATATGATTTGATTATCCAAAGGGAATGACAACATTTGATCCTCTTCCTTTTTACAGATGAGTAATGCGCCTTAGTATATCGTCGGATTCACCCTCTTCACAGCCAGGTGTAATATAAACAACCTTTACTTTGAAACCAATATCTGATGAGTTGTCTCCACCGATCATTCTTTcgttttgtttctgattcttttgAAATTCGTAGGTACGAGGATGGATGAAACAAAGCTGATTTGTGCAGAGGAGTGCGTTTGTGTGTATGTTTGTGCCATCTTTTGCAATCATGAAAAGTCTCTGGAACCTCCTCTGGATTATTTATTCTGAGTCCTTCTTCTTATAATTTATCCATGTATGATTTTCACATTTAAACTATGAAAGAGTTGGTATCGCAGTTGAACTCTTACAGATTATGATCTTTATCCTCAATCTAATTTGATATCCAATGAGCAAACAGAAAAATCGAAacttatttgctttttaacatTTACAACAAATCTGACCAATCATACTGATCTGTCCCCGAGGAAAGCTAAATTGGGTTAGTTATCACCAGGTCACCATGATAATTTTCTTTGAGTACTATGCAAGATACTCTTCggaatatacaaaataaaccaCTTGATAAAACCTTAATTTGCGAAGAAGTTTGTAATGACGCTTCATTTATACCTGCGTATATATGCACGATATATAAAATACTTGTAATGAGATACAACATAAGACCACTtagttaaacaaaaatcatggcccagtaaaaagtaaaaacccaGCCGAAACcagaatacaataaaaaaaaaagttcataaaaaagaaaagtctaggGTTGTGTTACCCCTTTCTCACGAAAGTCTACAGCCGCCGATGGGGAAGAAGCGCTCCAAATCGAAATCTTCCACTGTAATCTAATCTCTTTTGTCATTATTCTTTTCTAATATTGAGCTTTTGCTTCGCTCTATTAATTAACTTCGCCTTTGTTTTGTTAAGGATTTTCAGGAAATTGGTGATGATGACATGCTAATTGTGAAAAAACAGAAGATACACAAGGAGAAATCTCAGGTTAgaccttgttcttgcttgtatGCTTAGTGTATTTCTCTAGTTACTTGTTTCTCACTTAATTTTATGAGGTTTATGCAGCGAAACCGTAACGAACAGGGCCTTAGTGTATTTCTCTAGTTACTTGTTTCTCACGGAAAGCGTAATTAACCTTTTTAAACAGATAGTGCATGGAATCGTAGAAAACACTTATATCCTATTAAATCGCATCACCACACTATCTACAACTTTTGTTGTGATTTCTCATTCTTTGACATAAccatgttgtttttttgtttgatttttgcaGGAAAGTaatgaagatgaaaaaattATCTCGAAAGATGTAAGTATCAtacaagtaatttttttttttttgttattttcgaCATTAGGAACATGTAAGATGGCTCACTCTCGCCCAAGCTAAGTAAtgagtttgatttgtttttaccAGTTTCTTATTCATTACTTTTAATGCAACGgcagaatataaaaaaattgacgaAATCTATCAAAGAGCTGTCTGAAACGGTGAAAAATCTACAGGAGATTCTTTTGACAAAAGCCGATCTACTAAATCAGTATTCATTGAAggtatatgtttttcttttatcatataCGTGTTCACTAGCTAGCTATGACTCTTTTTAGTATCTGGTTTGTTATAGTTAGCTCTTGTATTTGTTTTGACTATATACATAGGTGAAAGAAACCCCAAAgaaaaaggaggaagagatAGTTACTTGTGGTTTTGATTGTAAAGAATCCAAGGGAAACAATTATGATACCATTTTCGTTAAGGGATTTCAAAAGTTGCAACCTAGAGATGATATCAAGGAGGCATTGACTACCATTTTCAGTTCTTTTGGAGTCGTCACAAGGGTTTTTGTTCCCATAGAGTGTAAAACCCGTGTTCCCTTGGGATTTGCTTTCATTGATCTGGCAGATGGTGAAGACAAGGCGTTAGAACTGAATGGAAGGCGCATGGGAGGAAGGAAACTTGAGGTGAAGATGGCTAGAGAGACCAAAAAATACTATGGCTATGCTGGCTTTATAGGGTGTGGACGCTGTATAACGTTTATACGCCCTTGTTTAACCGGCCACCGGGATATCAATTCATGGTTATAGTGGTCATTGCCTCAGGCAGGTATATCCCCAAATACGTGAATTTGCTCTTCTTTTTGATAACAAAGAAACTTGGTCATCAATTCTTGGCTCTCTTTACTAACACAAAAGTAAATTCATATTGCAGGTGAGATTCACCGACTTCCTACTTTTTCAAGCCCCTAGCGATGTGTTCACAGCTTATATCAGTTGTTTTTATGGTTGCTTTGAGTTTTGTTTATCGACCAGCTACATCGAACTTACTTAATTTTTAtctcctaatatatatatattttattttatgtgataTATGAAAACTAGTATTATGATTCTTGTTATGCTTAAATCAGATTATGtaggtttattatataaaaactacttttaaaattaatataatcaaTGTATTATCAACTTGACTATGTAAAAAGTCTAGGGTTGTTACCCCTTCCCCACGAAAGTCTACTGCCGCCAATGGGGAAGAAGCGCTCCAAATCGAGGTCTTCCactgtaatcttcttcttccttttgtcgTTGTTCTTATCTAATATTGAGCTTTTGCTTCTCTCTATTGATGACTTcgcatttgttttgtttaggaGTTTAAAGGAAATTGGTGATGATGACATGATGTTcctgaaaagaagaagatacacaAGGCGTAATCTCAGGTTAGACCTTGTTCTTTTGCTTGCATGCCTAGTGTAtttctaaaaatgaaaattgccTATTACTGCAGTaaaataaccattttttttatttgtaaataaccatgtttatttgtttgactTTTGCAGGAAAATAATGAATATGTAGTAGTTGTCTGGAAAAAGGTAACTATTGGCGTAATCGCATTTCTTTGCACAGAAGATAAAATGAGAAGTTGAGAACCACACATTCTtatagtataaaaataaataattcgaCAGACTCAACGGTCCACACACCCCCCNNNNNNNNNNNNNNNNNNNNNNNNNNNNNNNNNNNNNNNNNNNNNNNNNNNNNNNNNNNNNNNNNNNNNNNNNNNNNNNNNNNNNNNNNNNNNNNNNNNNNNNNNNNNNNNNNNNNNNNNNNNNNNNNNNNNNNNNNNNNNNNNNNNNNNNNNNNNNNNNNNNNNNNNNNNNNNNNNNNNNNNNNNNNNNNNNNNNNNNNNNNNNNNNNNNNNNNNNNNNNNNNNNNNNNNNNNNNNNNNNNNNNNNNNNNNNNNNNNNNNNNNNNNNNNNNNNNNNNNNNNNNNNNNNNNNNNNNNNNNNNNNNNNNNNNNNNNNNNNNNNNNNNNNNNNNNNNNNNNNNNNNNNNNNNNNNNNNNNNNNNNNNNNNNNNNNNNNNNNNNNNNNNNNNNNNNNNNNNNNNNNNNNattatagttatatataaagttgTGTGTTTACTTACACAATGGTGCTGAGAAGAGGGGAAGTGACGGCAAGCTTGGCTCTGTTAGTGATTACTGTGTTCACcattgtgtttgtcctgttgtTGTGGTCAGATACCAGTGGTGGTCTTGCTCCTCCTGGGAATCTTGGAGGTACCAGGGAAGCTATTGTGACTGTTAAATCACGTACagatgatggagatgatgagGCTAAAACGATCTACTCATCATGAACACATCAAAGGTCAGTACCATgcatttctttctctctcacaaatGTTCTGAATTATGTTAGCTCATTGTTTTTAGAGAGATTACCGTAGATGGGAACTTGAACACTTAAGATTTTTTCCATGGCTTTGCTTCCTGAAATTAGAGTAGTGTGATGGTTAATTCTATTCTGCTATTGATTGTTCTTGTTGATGTTCTGCTTCAGCTTATATAATAAACCTAACTTTCTGCTTTAGTATTGAAAAGTaacaattgaattttttttattatgtgatTCGTTTCTCTCCTcaagatttcattttttcctcAGCTGCTTTGTTGAGTGTGTCACACACAAAGAAAATTTCTTTGTATGCTATTTTGGTAGCCTTTTTGATGATTATCTAGCAAATTAGGCAGATTTCTTCTTGGAGTAATTAGTAAGCAAAGTATTACAATTCTTGACTTgtaaaggaagagaaaaaaatgatgaatctCCTGAGTGAGCTCCCCAGTTTCACTCCTTTTAAGTTAGTGCAGTTGGTGGAATGTTACCTGTAATATGAATTGTGAATCACTATCTACCTTACTTTTTTACTTGTAGAAATCAAAGACTCTAGGAAAACTTGTCTAGGGGaataaataaagtatatatactcttgGAAGATACAAACCTAAATCCACTTAATAAGACAGAAAACAAATGAATAAACTACCtaataaacaaacacaagaatACAAAATTCATGGGCCCTAAAAACCCAGCCCAAACCAAAATAGGAAAAAGGGTATATAAATAGCAAGTCTAGGgttttacaacaacaacaacaaaaaaaaaaaaaaaaaaaaaaNAAAAAAAAACTGAGACCAAATCATGGTTTTTGGGGATTTTCAGGATGGAGACTCTAACGCGACCAAATCTCAGGTTAAGGTTagttgtttaataaaattaaaaactgcTTTTCagattttaccttttttttttttgttctttaacagtaatcatgtttttttttttttttttttttttttttttttttttNTTTGATTTTTGTAGGAaaaggatgaagatgaagaaatgggTTCGGGAAATGTAAGTCTTCTTCTATATAGAAAAATTTTAAACGGTTTTCTTTATGgctttttttggttaaacattTCCTATTTTGAAAACGTTTAAATATCCTTGTTCAGATCTAATCtgtcttgaatttttttttatacttttaggATGATGATTTCGGAGAGATGTACGAGTCTGcacaaaaattaaatgatttagtGCAGTCTACtgattttttaacaaaatcagaTTTGAAGAAATTCGCATCAAACCCAACTCGGTCTTTTACTcgcaaggaagaagaagaagaagaagaagaagaagaagaagaagaagaagatggagaatttGTTTCGGTtagattctttatttttgtgGTATACTTTGTAGTGGTAATaaacttctcttttaatatttttgttttattctttttcagcTTACAGATGCAACCGTTAGTACACGAGACATCAATGCTAAAGAAAAAGATATGTAAGTGATTTTATATGCATTTGCACTCTCATTTTTTATAGTTACTGATAGTTTgacatttatttatgtttgtagTATAAAGTTCTTTAAAGATAAATGCCAGATCAAAGTTCTTGTGGTTGGTGTAAGACGTAATACTGACGATGAAGGCGAGTTGATTGGGTATGATGCTCGTATCAAGTTCCCCTCTATTGAAAAGTTAAAAGAAGGCTTAAAGTTTAATGGAGAAATAATGGGCGAAGAGCCTTTGTTCATATGTAGAACAGCTGGCAGGTGATTTTTCTTGTCTTAATTTTTTActttagattttgaatttttaattgtaaatggTGGTAAATTAACTttagattttgaaattttaattgtaaatgGTGGTGGCAACAGGTTACATGTTCTTTGCATATCTGGATTCAAACGCCGTAAGCCTGAAGAAGTTGTTAAGAAACAGATAGAGGAGAAATTCAAAGAATGTAATCTTGAGAATGTAATCTTGCCGAAAAATGAGGAAACCGGTCGTTTATTAGGGTATGTGTAGAAATTTTGAACCATTTGTGAATTTCTTCATAGTTTAATTGCTATCTATTAACTCTTTctatcattttttgtttcagtAGGTTTGGTTACATAGTTATGGAGGTGGAAGGGGCACGCAAGGCAATAGAGATGAATTCAACTTCCTTGGGAACACGAACGATTACTGTTGAGAAGATTGATCCAACAAGTGGACTTAAGGCTTTAATAAGGTCTGACCATTAGATTTTTCtcaatttattattatgttaatgGTACTAGTATTAGTGTCGGTGAGTTGTTGTTCACCTGATTGATCTTTTTGATCTATAATTTAAAATActctttatcttgttttttgctttcttctggTGGTTAAGTTGAAATAGTCGAACCTTTTTCTTTCAGGGTTTTCCACATTTTCAATCTTTGGTCAGTTGATTTTGATGTGTCGTcatatttagaagaaaaaaatataaacatttccTTATCACTTTGCAAGGCCCGTAAACTAACAGAGTTTAAAGCTAGTTTAATTTCGTTGAATCTACTATTGATTGAGATAATATATTGTTCACGTCATTCGTTAGAGAGatagaaaacccaaaatcaGTTTACCTTTGCTCCTCAATctagttattttttttcacactGGTTCGTTATACACATCTAGACAAAGTATTATATGAATGATAACTTGTCTGTGTGTAGGGTGATGCGAAATAAATATGTAGGTAGCAGATTATTGTTAAAGCCTAAgtttgcgaaaaaaaaaaatgtacatggGATGTGTGGATGATTGATTTAATGATTCCTCTTGTGTACCCCCTCGATCGCGCGTGAATCTATAGTTTGAAATCCAGTTTACACTTGTAGATGGATATTTGACATCTAAGGTTGTCTGcgtatgattttgattatccAAAGCGAATAGCAGCAATGGATCCTCATCCTTTTACAGATGAGTGATGCGCCTTAGTATCTCATCAAATCTGGGTGTATGTTATTAGTGATATTTTTGCAATCATGAAAAGTCTTGTGTGGATTATTTATCCTCAGTAATTTTCCATGTATGATTTTCACGTTTAAGCTCTTTTGGGATGATGATCTTAAATATTCAATCTAATTTTGATATGATATTactcttttaaaaaatgattaaattatacTCTTTCTCTCgggaaaatgattaaaatcaaTCTCAATTATTTGCTAAAcgcttttttatacctaaacttTAACACCTTGCAAATAACAACCTGaaatgtattaaaattcaaatttgctatCTAAACTATAGAAAATATTGTCAATTTCAACCTATGTTCGAACAGTATTAAATTAGAGTTTAACGATGTTGAGTCAGATGATCTGTGACATCCACATGGCACTGGGAATAACCAAAACTAAGTTGTTTTAGTCATTTTTAGGTGTGTTATGGCAAAAAACAAAGCATTTGACAAAAAATAGGGTATTGGAGTCCGTTTTCGGGTGTGTTGTGAGAtttcatttttggttattttttgctacaaaatacccaaaaatgaccaaaacgacTTAGTTTTGGTAAGTTCAAGTGCTACGTTGATGTGATGGACCGTTTGATTCAACATCATTAAACTCTGATTTAACACTGTTCGAACATatgttaaaattaacaatatcttatatagtttaggtagcaaatttgaattttaatacagTTCAGATTGTTCTTTACAAAGTGTTGAAGTTCAGGTATGAAAAAACGTTTTGCAAATAGTTGGGATTGATTTTAGctcttttctcctctctctcagTCTCGCTCGCTCTCTCTCAGTCTCGCTCTCTCTCCTTCTAAGTATGTACAACCTAGCCCACTTAAATAAGCCTAAGAATTCAAAAGCCTTGGGCCAATAACCGAACCCAAACCAgaataagaagatgaagaagaagaagaagaagaagaagaagaaagaaagaaaggaatataaatagtaaaaaaaaaagtcgtagGGTTTATTCGCTCTCTACGGCCGGCAATGGGGAAGACCAAGAAGCGAAAAGATTCGAAATCTTCCTCCACTGTAAATCTTCCccttcttgttgtttttttctcatcttattattgtttttttttttgttgtttcctcTATTGATTGATGACTTtgcctttgttttgttttgtttgaaatttacaCAGGTTGAGGAGACTgctcatgtttcttcttctagatCTCTGAAGAATGGTAAGAATTCTTGCAACCCCCAATCCATACAACTTTGGCATATTC
It encodes the following:
- the LOC104722194 gene encoding universal stress protein PHOS34 translates to MNPDSDYPHLPNIKIHHPSSPRHSPHHSSSTPSAATPTPTAGARRKIGVAVDLSEESAFAVRWAVDHYIRPGDAVVILHVSPTSVLFGADWGPLPLQTSPPPPPPPSAVDPLAQAKPSQEDFDAFTSSKVADLAKPLKEAGFPHKIHIVKDHDMRERLCLETERLNLSAVIMGSRGFGAEKKGSDGKLGSVSDYCVHHCVCPVVVVRYPDDRDGPSPPGNVGGTREAIVTVKSRRDDDDEDDDAKTSDAAADHHEHIKDE
- the LOC104722196 gene encoding FK506-binding protein 4-like isoform X3 → MNTSKDGDSNATKSQVKEKDEDEEMGSGNDDDFGEMYESAQKLNDLVQSTDFLTKSDLKKFASNPTRSFTRKEEEEEEEEEEEEEEDGEFVSLTDATVSTRDINAKEKDIIKFFKDKCQIKVLVVGVRRNTDDEGELIGYDARIKFPSIEKLKEGLKFNGEIMGEEPLFICRTAGRLHVLCISGFKRRKPEEVVKKQIEEKFKECNLENVILPKNEETGRLLGRFGYIVMEVEGARKAIEMNSTSLGTRTITVEKIDPTSGLKALIRSDH
- the LOC104722196 gene encoding FK506-binding protein 4-like isoform X1 — translated: MVFGDFQDGDSNATKSQVKEKDEDEEMGSGNDDDFGEMYESAQKLNDLVQSTDFLTKSDLKKFASNPTRSFTRKEEEEEEEEEEEEEEDGEFVSLTDATVSTRDINAKEKDIIKFFKDKCQIKVLVVGVRRNTDDEGELIGYDARIKFPSIEKLKEGLKFNGEIMGEEPLFICRTAGRLHVLCISGFKRRKPEEVVKKQIEEKFKECNLENVILPKNEETGRLLGRFGYIVMEVEGARKAIEMNSTSLGTRTITVEKIDPTSGLKALIRSDH
- the LOC104722196 gene encoding FK506-binding protein 4-like isoform X2; translated protein: MVFGDFQDGDSNATKSQVKEKDEDEEMGSGNDDDFGEMYESAQKLNDLVQSTDFLTKSDLKKFASNPTRSFTRKEEEEEEEEEEEEEEDGEFVSLTDATVSTRDINAKEKDIIKFFKDKCQIKVLVVGVRRNTDDEGELIGYDARIKFPSIEKLKEGLKFNGEIMGEEPLFICRTAGRLHVLCISGFKRRKPEEVVKKQIEEKFKECNLENVILPKNEETGRLLGFGYIVMEVEGARKAIEMNSTSLGTRTITVEKIDPTSGLKALIRSDH